The DNA sequence TGATCAGTACTTCACATTTCCTTCGTCACCAAACAGAGTGTAGAGACTGTGCAGGTAGCCCTCTTGTTAAACTCTGTTATCACAATAGCTGAGAACTATTGGCTGGCTTTGGTCCAGTGCAAGCAAAGGTGAAATCTTTTTAGATTTCCAATATTGTCAAGTCAGATTTGAGGATGCAGGTCCCTTCAGATGTGGGACAGACGCAGGGCTCTACGTAAGCAGAAGAGAAGACAGGTGATTGGTTGGATACTTATGCGGGTTCAAGTATTTATACAGCTTGAGGAAACAAAGCTCCTTCAAATTATTTTGCGTGGCAACTTGTAGAAGCTCTTCGCATGCTTCATACTCTACAAATCCAGCAGACTCTTTTCAACTTAGACTCTTAGAGCTCCACTTACAAATTGACTTGTGTTTTCTTGTGAACAGCTCTTCTAACTCACGCAACATGATGACAAAGCAAGACCTGGAAGCCATCGAGAACCATATATCCACCATTCAAGTCAGTTCCCATGGAGAGACGGTCAATCCGGTCATTGCCCATGGTGGGATCAAAACAGTGGAGAAGGGCCGCAACTGGGGATGGCTTCTGTCTGGATTCATCTCCTTAAACATCCTGCTCCTGGGAATCGCCATAGTGAGTGGAACCGTCTTCAACAAGATCCAGATCACCTCGTCACATCTTCTGGTTTTCCTCATCTTGCTTGTCATTCTCACCACTGTATGGATGATTTACTACAAAATCCATACTTCGAGGGTGTACCGAGCAGTGCTCTACAAAGACAGTCATGCTGGACCAATTTGGCTGAGAGGTGAGTCTTCATTTGTATGATCAAATCAAGTTCTGAAAGTGAGTTGGTGCCAAATGGCTTTGAATTAAATGACACTAAATTAAAGATTTCAGAAAGAAAATTTGGGTTGTTCTCACTATCTTGTATATTCTATAGACGTCTAGTCTCAAGTGCTTATATTCTGCTTGTGTCTTCATCAGGTGGACTGGTTGTGTTTGGCATCTGCAGTGTAATCATGGACATTTTCAAGATTATTTATTACGTGGGTCGTATACACTGCGAGTCGCCAGTGAAAATAGCCTTCCCTGTTGTGCAAGCTCTGTTTGTCATTGTACAGGTAGGTGAAAACTATAAAGAATGGTTTTAGGTTATTTGTTCTTGTATTTCTAGATCATTTAAATATACTCTCTTCCATATTCCAGACATACGTCCTCTGGGTTCATGCAAAAGACTGTGTGCAGATACAGCAAATCGTCACACGGTGAGTTCTTGGTGGTCGATGATGTTATGCAGACTTTGGTTGTTATCTGGTTTTGCCAGTTTATTTCCTTGTCTTTTGCTATCTTGACCTCAGCGTGTAGTCAGGAAGAGAAATTAATGGGAAAATCTGACAAATGTAGGCAAATGATCACACCCTTTCAGAACCGTAAAGGAAATGAGCTGTTTGAAACCCCCTTGACTACCCCATTGACTGTAGAGCTGTATGACGTCTTGGTGTGAAGCAATGaggatacatttttaagttaGCTCAAGGAAATGTTTGCCCGAAGGTTTGATAGGATAGCGGCATGTGCCTCTTGTGTTGAGTGTACACTTCTATGAAACAGAGCTGCTAGCATTACCATATAGTGATATTTACTCTCTCATTGCAGTTGTGGTCTGATGTTGACGTTGTCTACGAACCTCATGGTGTGGATGATGGCAGTGACAGAGGAGTCGCTCCATCAAACAATGGCTCCAACCAACCTTTCATACAACAGTTCCTCAAACGGCGGTCACAATATCAATGTCACATCACAAGGTGATTTAATCAGCAAATCATATTGCACACTTTTGAGACCtttcagttgaaaaaaaaaaaacagcatatgctggttaggtatgttttgaagcatggcaacTGGTTAAAAGCCGGTCCTAAGCAGCTAGTTCCTGCCCAGGACCAGCTCACAACCAGCTCATGACTAACTAAgcaccagctcaaaccagctgcaatgcttcaaaacatacctaaccagcataagctgtttttttcaacagggttgTGGACTTAGGTTAAATTACATTGACAAATATTGAACGTCCTGTATTGATTTGCTTAATTTGAAGATTAAGTTAAGCATTTCATTGACGTTCTGTGTTGTTGTCTTTCAGGCCGCGCTGCAGAGAGCGACTGCAAGTGTAGCCATAACATGTGCAATGATTTTGAGAAGGCCTACTACTATATGTACCCTTTCAACATCGAGTACAGCCTCTTCGCATCAGCCATGGCCTACGTCATGTGGAAAAACGTCGGGCGCCAGATGGATGAACACCATAGCCACAATCTGCGCTTTAGACTGTGGGACGTTCTGATTGGTCCAGTTGCTGGCCTGATCATTCTGGCGGCAGGCCTGGCTACGTTTGTGGTATACGAAGTGGACGTGACCAAAGAAGACCCAAAAAAGAAGAAGGAAGCTCTGATAGTACATTACATCATGAACATAGT is a window from the Onychostoma macrolepis isolate SWU-2019 chromosome 03, ASM1243209v1, whole genome shotgun sequence genome containing:
- the otop2 gene encoding proton channel OTOP2, with amino-acid sequence MRWHDPEKARSSNSCSSNSRNMMTKQDLEAIENHISTIQVSSHGETVNPVIAHGGIKTVEKGRNWGWLLSGFISLNILLLGIAIVSGTVFNKIQITSSHLLVFLILLVILTTVWMIYYKIHTSRVYRAVLYKDSHAGPIWLRGGLVVFGICSVIMDIFKIIYYVGRIHCESPVKIAFPVVQALFVIVQTYVLWVHAKDCVQIQQIVTRCGLMLTLSTNLMVWMMAVTEESLHQTMAPTNLSYNSSSNGGHNINVTSQGRAAESDCKCSHNMCNDFEKAYYYMYPFNIEYSLFASAMAYVMWKNVGRQMDEHHSHNLRFRLWDVLIGPVAGLIILAAGLATFVVYEVDVTKEDPKKKKEALIVHYIMNIVAILLMSISTLIGCIIFRMDKREQVSGKNPTRSLDVGLLLGASMGQFLISYFTIVAVLASGVQGHINGLNLTSSILTVIQLCLQNAFLIKGLHREPFKETETSTVFANVMAVRERDPERRSSSIVPAHTLPIPMTLFQGRLSWKRRILKEICGFLLLCNVILWIMPAFGARPQFDNTVGSDIYEFQTWAAIVNIGMPFGIFYRMHSVASLFEVCLAS